TGTGAAAATGGTGTGCCGCTCTCCTGCACGTTATCACATCAAAGGAATGATCGAGGAACGGAAGATTTCCAACGTCTCCTGTGACAAATAAAACGTTCTCAACCTTTTCCCGTTCGAAAAGGTTCCTAGCTTCCTCTAGCATTTCAATGGTCTTGTCAAACGCCGTTATGAAGCGGACCTTTCTGGCGACTTCAAGTGCGGTAAATCCAGTCCCGGCTGCGATATCGAGGGCGGACATGTTGGCATCAAGCGGTAGTTTTGATAAGAGCAGACCCAGATCCTCTCCCTTAGCATGTGATTGGCTTTTGGCATATTTATCAGCGTTCTTTCCAAAAAAATCGATTACATCCATGGCAGACGAATATGGAATTATTGTTTATGACATTGCCGCATGGTTCGTCACCTTAAGTGCTGCTATCACTGGCAATGTTTTTAACCATAAATGTGGTTAGCCAAGAGTCATGGTTTCGGTAGCAGAAACAATAGGAAGCAACGTTATAATTATAGCAAACCCCGGAACCGGCAAGACCGAAGAGCTGGCAAACTATGCGGTTGACCTCATAAGAAGCGGGGTCACAGAAGACGATATTCTGTGCCTGACGTTCACTAACAAGGCCGCAGACGAAATGCTTTCTAGAATCGTCGTGAAGATGTCTGATGCCGGACTTGATCCTTACCGGGCGTACAACATGGAAATATCAACCTTTCACAGTTATGCTTACAGATATCTGAGTTCAAAAGGAATAAGCATTAGCATGGCCTCTAACAACCTCCTAAGGTACGCGGTTTTTCGGAGTTTCAAGAAAGACAAAGCGCTTAATTATTCCACCGACTACATACTGGAAGAGATCGTTCCGAAGGTGGAGAATGCCATACGCTACGTTAAGGCATTCGGCGTTCTGCCAGTGGATGTTGATCCCGAGAAGGCAATGACAGAGCTGAAGAAGTTCTATTCTGACATGGCGATAAAGAATATCACCGAGGAAGAGAACCTGAAATTCTTGGAATATTTCCTGTCGGCATACTCCAGCTATGAGAAGATGAAGAAAGAGAGAAAGGGTGTGCTGGATCATAATGACTTGCTGATCATGTTCCTTAAGATTTTCAACGGTCCGAAATATAGATACGTGCTGGTTGACGAGTTACAGGATGTCAGCGAAATGGAGGCTGAAATAGCCCTAAGATCCGGCGAGAAGATTTTCGCCGTGGGTGACAGGAAACAGTCCATTTTCGGTTTCCAGGGAGGCAGTCTGAAGAATTTCGAGAAGATAAAGGATATGGACGGTATCAGGCATATCACCATGGGAGAGAATCACAGGAGCACCGGTAATATTATCAGCTATTCAAAGGAGTTCTTCCTCAGCAATATAAGGAATCCCAAACTTTATGCGGAGCTCTCAGAATTCCGCAGTTCTTCAGCGGACGAGGGCGAAAAAGTCAGCGTTGTCTCCTCTACAGACCCGGAAATTGAGGCCGCAAACTTAGCCATATCTCTTGTTTCCGGGCTAAACCAAGGCGAAGATGTTGCGGTCATTACTAGGACAAATAGCCAGCTTGCAGATGTATCAAGGGTCCTGGACCGGAAGGGTATTCAGTACACATCCACTAACGGTTCCAGCTCAAATCTCACAGCAAAAAATGACATTATGGACTACATCTCTTCAATATTCTTTGATGATCCTGAATCAAAGCTCAGAGCAATCTTCACTCCATTTTCAGGCGTTCCCCTGAAACAGGCGTTTTCAATTGCTGAGAAAACAAGGAGAAAGATATGGGCGAATGAGGTGATGGACAGTGAACTCCTGGAATTTCCTCAGATGGCCAAAAAGCCATTCACGCGAGAAGGGCTGAATGAAATTTTCACCAGAGTCATACTGCCCATTTCTGTATCAATAGGGAGGGAATATTTCTCCACTGCGATGTCCGTTTTTTCCAGCGTGAAAGATTTCTTCACAACTTCTTCTGACCTTACGCTGGATGCTTTCATGGATTTCCTGACCACGACAGATGAGGAATATGACGCTCCCGAGAAGCCCAGCAGGCTTGTTCTGACCACGGTCCACAAGGCAAAGGGAATGGAATTCACCAACGTCATTTATGTTCCAAGGGATTCACGCAGATCACTGGGCTTCGTCGATGCCGTAGCTTATTCTATAATAAGGGCAACAAAGGGAATAGACGTCAGGGAAGAACTTTATGACGAATCTGAGAGGATTGACTTTGTAGCGTTGACGAGGGCTAAGAAAACACTCAGCATAGTCGGGAACGAGGCCTCGTTGAGAAGATACTACGTTCCAGGATACTGTGAGAAGAGGCTCACCCGGATTGCGGAAGATATACAGCCCGGAATGCTGAACTTTGACGAGGCATACTCATATTTTGTAAATGGACATTACGAGGAGGCAAGATCCATTCTTACCAGTGACAGCATGTGGCTGAAGCAGCAGATTCACTCTTTCTTCCGCAGCAAGAACAGGCTCTCCTACTCCCTGGTGAAGGCTACAAAGGAACCGTATCGTTTCCTGAAGAACTACATTATTTCCATATTCTTCGGTACGGAGGCAATGAAACTTGGAAGCAGAATCCATGAAAATGCGCAGAAAGATTTTTTGAAAGAAATTGATGAGAGCGAGGTAGAGGGTGATGAAAGGGTTTTCCTGGAAAACACAAGGCATGTGAACGAGGCAATATGCACAAAATACTCTGTTTCACAGACCGGATCAGAAGAATCCATTACACT
The genomic region above belongs to Thermoplasmataceae archaeon and contains:
- a CDS encoding ATP-dependent DNA helicase; this translates as MVSVAETIGSNVIIIANPGTGKTEELANYAVDLIRSGVTEDDILCLTFTNKAADEMLSRIVVKMSDAGLDPYRAYNMEISTFHSYAYRYLSSKGISISMASNNLLRYAVFRSFKKDKALNYSTDYILEEIVPKVENAIRYVKAFGVLPVDVDPEKAMTELKKFYSDMAIKNITEEENLKFLEYFLSAYSSYEKMKKERKGVLDHNDLLIMFLKIFNGPKYRYVLVDELQDVSEMEAEIALRSGEKIFAVGDRKQSIFGFQGGSLKNFEKIKDMDGIRHITMGENHRSTGNIISYSKEFFLSNIRNPKLYAELSEFRSSSADEGEKVSVVSSTDPEIEAANLAISLVSGLNQGEDVAVITRTNSQLADVSRVLDRKGIQYTSTNGSSSNLTAKNDIMDYISSIFFDDPESKLRAIFTPFSGVPLKQAFSIAEKTRRKIWANEVMDSELLEFPQMAKKPFTREGLNEIFTRVILPISVSIGREYFSTAMSVFSSVKDFFTTSSDLTLDAFMDFLTTTDEEYDAPEKPSRLVLTTVHKAKGMEFTNVIYVPRDSRRSLGFVDAVAYSIIRATKGIDVREELYDESERIDFVALTRAKKTLSIVGNEASLRRYYVPGYCEKRLTRIAEDIQPGMLNFDEAYSYFVNGHYEEARSILTSDSMWLKQQIHSFFRSKNRLSYSLVKATKEPYRFLKNYIISIFFGTEAMKLGSRIHENAQKDFLKEIDESEVEGDERVFLENTRHVNEAICTKYSVSQTGSEESITLPISAVLPYMASDSNVMFTGKLDAVFSSSEGKIVILDYKTDKTRDYSSDHMQQLSLYAKLFAVKHGIKEENISLALGYIGLRGKVNTGEIGYGVIDSAFSQKYLNKFIDDLNRYMEYRKNPDLFIADLLAQDENETLFRRIRDLLSSDSNGSRNP